The genomic interval CAGCCCCCCGTGCGCTCGCTGAGCAGCATCGGGGGACCGGTCCGAACGTGACCCGAGCAGGCGGTGAACCCGAGGGCAAGAGTCAGGCCGAGGAGTCTGAGCATGGGCCAGGAATCCTCCACATCGAGTCCAGCGGACGTCTCCACGGGCCCGCCGTCTCGATGCCACTCGCTCACAGCGCGAGGAAGTTCGGGGTCAGGAAGGCGGAGTACCAGCTCATGGGCGTGATGCCGTTGGTCGTGTGGTCCGCGGTATGGGTGTTGTTTGTGAGCTGCCATTCGGTCAGGTCCCACGGAGACCACCCCAGCCACACGTCGCGGTTGTTGTTCATGAACGTGAGGGCGTTCGTCGTCTGGGCCTGCGCGAAGGGCTCGAGAATCTCGATGCCCATCTCGGACAAGAAGAGTTTCTTGCCGTGAGTCCTCGCCCAGTTCGTCACGGCCGTGAGCTGCGCGCCATAGGACGACTCATCGTTGCTGCCATAGCCTTCCGGGTAATACGAATGCATGTCGAAGGCGAGGTTGTTCGCGCTGTCCGTGAGGGTCAACGCCTCCACCGAGTCGAGCGGGCCTCCGCCCGGAGCCCAGGTGTGCCAGTGCCCCACGTCCGAACCTCGCGTGTTGGGCACGAGAATCAACTGGGTCGACCCCGTCGCGCGCACCGCGTTGATGACCGTCTGAATCCCAGAGAACCAGGTGGTCGACGTCATCGCCAGGTCATAAGGCTCGTTCATGAGGCCCAGGATGACCTTGGGGTTCGTCTTCACCCGATTCGCGAGCTTCGTCCAGACGTCCGCGAGATGGCCCATGGTCAGCGTCCCATCTCCGACGAGGTGCTGGACGTAGGTCGTGGTCTGGTTCCCCGCGGCGTCGAAGGCCCCCGTCGCATAGCGACTGTAGTTGTGGAGGTCGAGCACCAGGGTGAAGCCCTGGCCCGTCGCCGTGTTGATGTAGTTCATCATGCCGTTGGAGTAGGCCGTATCCAGCGGGCCGTTGAGCGTGTGCTGGACGCGCTCCCACGAGATGGGCAGGCGAATCAGGTTGAAGCCCTTGCCTTTGTAGTACGCGAGCTCCGCGGCCATCTGGGTCGCCGTCGGCATCTCGTAATAGGTCTGCCCGGTCCAGCCATCCCATTCGCTGCCGTACTCCATCCCGGCACGATTGATTCCGCGATAGGCCACACCCGTCGGATAGGTCTTTCCTCCACCACTTCGCGGAGTCTCGATGGCGATGCCATCGATGCCGTAGCTGACGGCGGTCTCCGCCATGAGCGTGATTTTGTTGAACGTGGTCAGCGTCCCCTTGAGCGCGCTCATCGGGATGGTGACACGAGTCCACTCCCCTGCCCCGAGCGAGTCGAAGCTCGGGCTGGCGTAGCCGCCAATCGCGACGCCCGCGTTTCCATCGGTCCCCTCTTGGCTCACGATGAGCTTGAGGCTCTTGATGGCCGTGAGGTTCGCGGTGCCCCGGTAGACGGCGAAGCTCACCGCCGAGTAGGCGCCCGTCGAGAACGACTGGCCATAGGCTCCCAGCGCCAGGGCACTGTAGGCGGCGGATGTCACCTGCATGGACGAAGTGCCGTAGGCCTTCGTGCTCGTCGTCGAGCTCCGGGTGATGCTGCCCCAGCTGTAACCGGCATCCCATCCCGGCGCGGCGGCATCGTCATACAGCACCGTCTGGTATGAGGGGTCCAGCGCGGGCAGGGCCACCAGATTGGCCGTGTCCGACGCAATGGCGGGTGGACCCTCCTCTTCGCTCCAGGGCGGGCCACACGCCGCGCCCAGGATGAAAAGACTCCCGAGAAGTCCGTAGAAATACGTCCGCGAAACCGATGGTCGTCCCATGCGAGCCTCCTGGAGCGCGACAATGATTTGTCCGCCAGGACCTCGGCGTCAACCACTCGCAACTCCGTGACAAGAACGACGACTCACCATCGGGTGCAACCTGCGGAACACGTCCACATCGTCACAGGTGTCGCGGGCCACGCGACAGGCCCATAGGACCATCTGCGTGTAAATGGAGAGCATGGGTGAAAGACAAAGAGCAGCCCCATGCTCGAATCCATGGCCCGTCAGAATGCCAGCCCGAGAATCACGGGCCGGTCATTCCAGCAGGCTGTATTGCTGACCGTGACATAGACGGGCTTGTTGCGCGCGTAGGCCTCCAATACCAGGCGGTAGTGGGTCTGGAAGCCTGGCTGGCTGATATGCGAGATATAGCCATCCGGCGTCGAGCAGCCCGCGGGATTGACCACCGGCCGTCCCGCGCTGGTCTCAATCCGGAACTGGTCACTCCCCCAGCCCGTGTGAATCCTGACGATGGTCGCTGGGTTGACCTGGGTCTGCGCCAGGGCGGTCCCCTGGAATCCCGCGAGGCCCCCCAACACGAGTCCCACTGAGCTCAATCCTTGTTTGATAGACATCCTCTTCTCCATCCGCGTCCCGTCCGATGCGGCCGCGAGGAGGGACTCCGCACGAAAGCCAGACCGGATGGACGCTGCGTCGCGGTCAGGACCCCTCCCGACCACTCAGCTGGAATAGCATGTCATCAAGAGCAGGACGCCCGTCGGGCGGGGCTCCATCATCGTGCGACCGATGACGAACACCCCGTCCCGAGAACCGAGACGGGGTGCGCCATCCCCACGTCGGACATCCGGACCGCGACTACTCCGCCTTGAGGCCTTCCACCGGCTCCACGCTGCTGGCCTTGAGGGCCGGGTAGATGGAGGCCAGGTAGGTGACGAGCACCGCGATGAGCACGGCCAGCACGGTCTGCACCGGCTCGACGCGCACGGGCAGCTCCGGCATGAAGTACACCTCCGCGTCCAGCTTGATGCCCACCTTCTCGATGAAGACACACCACGAGAGGCCCGACAGCAGACCGATGAAGCCCCCCGCGACACCAATCTGAAGCCCCTCGGCCAGGAATATCTTCACGATGCCGCCGTCGGGGACTCCCAGCGCCTTCAGGACGGAGATCTCCTTGCGCTTCTCCAACACCAACATGATGACCGTGGCGACGATGAGGCCCGCGGCCACGATGATGATGATGGAGAGGATGATGCCCATCACCAGCTTCTGAAGGCTCAGCGCGGAGAAGAGGTTCTTGTTCATCGCCCCCCAATCCCTCACACGATAGGGATAGCCCCCCAGCGCCTTCGCCACCTGGGCGGACACTCGCCGCGCATCGTCGATGTCCGCCACCTTGAGCTCGATGCCCGTCGCGCCCGCGATGGCGAAGAAGTCCTGGGCCTCCTTCAACAGGATGTAGACGAACTTGGAGTCGTACTCGTACATGCCCGAGTAGAAGATGGACGCCACGCGGAACGCTCGGCTCTTCGGCGTCGGCATGGTGGCCCCCATCTCGAGGCCCAACGGGGAGATGACGTTCACCCAGTCCCCCACCTTCACACGCAACGACGCCGCCAGCTCCCGGCCCAGGATGATGCCGGGCAACACCGCGTTCTTCCCCGGCGCCCCCGAGTGATGGGGGCTGGCCTCCCCTCCCCCATTCGCATCCGGATGTGCGTCGTCCGGTGAGCCTCGCGGGACAATCTTCTCCGGTGAGATGAGGGTGTCGAGCGAGCCACCGTCCTCGATGTTCTTGGGCAGGTCCGTCACGTCACCGACCGTGGCCGGGTCGATGCCCTTGATGATGACGCCGTCGACGTTGCCCTCGGAGACAATCATCACCTGGCTGATGATGAAGGGCGTCTGTCCCACGACGCCGGGCACCTGGCGGACGTCGTCCATGACCTGGGCGTACTCGGCCATGTCACCCGCGTACTTCGACACCACGGCGTGCGCGTTGGTGCCCAGAATCTTCCGCTGAAGCTCCGCCTCGAAGCCGCTCATCACCGACAGGGTGATGATGAGCGCCATCACGCCCACGCCCACGCCGCCCACCGACAGCGCGGTCATCATCATGGTAGGCGACTGCTCGTGCTGCTTGAGCCGGTTGACGTCGGAGGCGGCCGCCAACGGGTCCGCCAACCCCAGCTTGCGGATGCGGGTGCGCTCCACCGAGGCCTCCGCCGAGCGGATGATGAAGTAGATGAGCAGCGGCGGGATGATGCCGAGCATCAACACCGCCAGCGCGCCCAACAGCAACGAGGGGCGGAAGACCTCGACATGCCGGCGCGCGACGAAGAGCTCGAAGCCCATCCGCACGTCCACACGCCCACTGCCCGTGGCGATGAAGCCGGTGTTGACGCCCAGCACCAACACCAACACCAGGAACGCGAAGACCAGCCAGTACCCCAGCTCCGGACGACCGAGCAGCCCCGCGACGTGAATCACCTCCCGCAGGTGGAAGCCCAGCTTGAGCTGCAGCTGCGGAATCTGCTCCATCAGCGTGAGGACGATGGGGATGGGCAGGCCCAGGTACAGCACGCCGATGGTGGCCTCGGGCAACGACAGCCGCCGCGCCCGCGAGGCCCCGATGAAGCCCGCGAGGAACGCCACCATCGCGCCCGCCACCAGCGCGATGGCGAAGGCCCCCGTGGGCTCCATGGACAGGCCGCCCCCGCCGCCCTTCGCCACGTCCAGCAGGTCCGGGGGCTTTCCCCCGCCGGACAGCAGCGTCTGGAGGAGGATGATGACAGCCTCGGCCAGCAGCAGGCCCCCGCCGTAGGCCAACAGGGTGCCCCAGTAGAAGTCCCGGTAGCGCGCCAGCCGTGGATACAACGTGGCGCCCGCGGCCGGACTCGGGCCGTCCGTGGACTCGGGCGCTCGCTGGATGCCCGCCGCGATGAGCCCCCACCCCACGAGCCAGACCGCCGTCCCCGCCAACAACATCCCCGTGTCGGGAAGCGGCGCGCCAGAGGGATGGGCCACCAGCATCACCGCGTTCAGGGCCTGGGCCAGGCTGCCCCAGCCCAACAGGCAGAGCCCCAGCGTGGAGCTGGCCTCACCCCAGGCCTGGGCGGACGCGAGCGCCACCCCGAGCAATACGAAGCCCACGAGGGCCACCAGGCCCCCCATCCAGAGGTAGGTCCAGCGGTAGCGGGTCTGCCGTTCGGTGGAGTTCACGCGGTCTCCTGACTACCGCGCCCGCGGCTGGAGGAGGAGAACCTTCACGGGCCGTGGGCGACATACCGTGCCCGGGGGCGCGGGTGTAGTCCTCGTCGTCACCCGGGCAGCGCGCGGCCGAACAAGTCGAACAGCCGGTCCCAGTGCGTCCGGGCGGCCTGTGCGTTGAACGCGGCGGTCCCCTCCACCGTGTAGCCGTGCTGCGCACCGGGGTAGAGCTCCGACTGGTACTTCAAGCCCGCGGCCTTGAGCGCCGCCTCCAGCGTCTGGATGGCCGGCAGGGGCATGGAGTTGTCCTGGTCCGCGTGCCCGAAGTACAGCTCCGCCCGCACCTGGCCCAGGAGCAGGTGGGGGCTGTCCGGGGCATCCGTGGCCAGCCGGCCGCCGTGCGACGACGCCACCGCGCCGATGCGGTCCGGGAAGTTCGCCGCCATGCGCACCGCCAGGCTCGCGCTGAAGCAGTAGCCGGCCACGCCCGCCTTCGGGCCCTTCACGAAGGGCAGCCCGGCCAGGAAGTCCAGCACCGCGGCGCCGTCCGTCTTCTGCCGCTCGGGCGAGAGGCCGCCGGCGAGTCCATAGAAACGCTTGCGGAAGGACTCGTCCGCGAACGAGCCGCCGGCGAGCCCCAGCCGCGACGTGTGCCCGTCCCGGTAGAAGACATTGGGCAGCAGCACCACGAAGCCGTGGGATGACAGCTTCCGGGCCATGGCCTCGAACGTGGGGCGGATGCCGAAGGCGTCCGGAATCATGATGACGGCGGGCCATGCCCCCGCACCCTCCGGATGGACCAGCCTCCCGTCCATCACGCCATCCGCGGTCTTGATGTCGACGTCCTGCATGGTGAGGTGTCCTCCAAGCCGGGCGCGGCCTTCGCACCCGGTGCGCCTCAATAGCACGCACCGCGTCCCTCCCGAGGGCCGTGCGCTGACCACCTACATCCCGGAAAGAGGCCCGTCCGCAATCGAGCAGGATTCGAGAAGCACCCCTCCGCGCGAAACGACACAGTGCCGACACCTGACGCGCTCGCGCTTCACCCGCGACCGCCGCGTGTTTGTCTTTGTGAGGAATTCACCGTGAGCCACTGGATGCGACTGTTCCACCGCTGGGTGTCCATCGTCTTCACCGTCACCGTCATCGCCAACTTCGCCGTCATGGGACAGCAGCCGCCCCCGCCGTGGATTGTCTACTCGCCGCTGCCCCCGCTCTTCCTGCTCCTGTTCTCGGGGCTGTATCTGTTCGCCCTGCCGTACATCGCGAAGTGGCGCGCCGCTCGCCGCACGGCCTGAGCGGCGCGACGCACTCCGCTACGGCGAGCCGCGCGACGGGGGCGTCCCTGGGCCCGCCTTCGTACCGGCCGAGGGGGGCGCGAAGGAAGGCAGGGGGAACCCAGGCACCGGCAGCGTCACCTCGTGCGGCAGACCCGCCGTCTTGCCGGTCCTGAGGAACTCGTAGACCGCGCTCTTCGCGGCCGGCTCGTTCCGGAGCAGGTAGAACGTGCCGTCATGGCCGCCTCGGTGCACCTGGATGGCATGGCCATTGGGGAAGAACGGCAACAGGCCCAGCGTGTTGTCGATGGGCGTCGAGGTGTCCCAATCCCCGTGCACGAACACGACGGGAATCGGGCTCGGCACGGGCTTGCGCAGCGCATCCCCCATGTCCTGGGTGGGCCAGTCCCCCGCCGACGCGATGTTCGACTCGAAGTTCCAGGTCCCCAACAGCGCGACGGCGGGGTCGGTCCGGAGCTGGTGCTCACGCTCGGCGGTGACGCCCAGGCTGCTGTCAATCAACGGGCCGATGAGCTTCGTCTTGCCCGCCGCCCGCCCGGCGATGGTCTCGCGCGCCCAGTCCTCGTAGTGCCCGTGGTAGAGCGAGAGGATGAAGGCCGGCCATTGCTCGCCCTCCTGGGTGTGGCTGTTCATCGCCAGTTGGAGGTCCTCGGCGCCCAGGACCACGGTCCGCTCCTTGCCCTCGCTGTCGCGGACCTGCACACGCACGGGCCCCTCGGCGAAGCGGCGGTGCAGGGTCCTCACGGCCTCCATCACTCCACCTTCGGGACGGTAGGGCGCGAGGCCCGCGTCGCGGTCCGCGTCATAGGCGATGCGCTGGAGCGCCCCGAAGACATGTGAAGGCATGTCATAGCCATTGTTCAGCGGCTCCACTCCCGACAGCACCGCGCGGGCGACAATCTCTGGATGCAGCCGCATCACCGCCAGGCTCCACTGCGACCCGAAGCTGCCACCGAACAGGCTGATCTTCGAATAGCCCAGCGCGCGGCGCAGGGCGTCCACGTCGGCGACGAACTCGCTGATGTCGTAGCCCGACAGGTCCTTCTCCGGGTTCTCCGCGATGGCCTTCCGGGCCACGGCGCGCATGGCCTCGGCGTCCTCCTTCACGGAGGCGGGGCGGTCCAGAGGCGTGGCGAAGTTCGCGGCCTCGAGCATCTCGCCTCGCCGGGTGAACCCACGCTGCTCCAGCACCACCAGGTCGCCCACGGCGCCGAAGGTCAGCCAGGAGCGCAGCCGACCCTTGCCCGCGGCGTCATTGTCGATGAGCGAACCCAGGACGCTCAGGCCCGGCCCCCCCGGCAACCAGAACACGGGAGGAGCCCCCGTGGGCCGCGGCGCCTTGAGGCGAGCAAAGCCCACGCCGATGAGGCGGCTCTTCGGATTGCGCCGGCTCTCGGGGACATAGAGGGTCCCCAGTTCGTAGTTCACCCGAGTCCCTGGCTCGAGCTCCACGGTGCCTCGCTCGATGACGACTTCCCCGGGTTTGTGCTGTCCGGCCAAGGCCCCAAGCGGAAGAAGCAGCAACACAGAGAGCAAGACCACGCGCATAGATTGAACCCGTCCGGAGTTGTCACATCGTTGCATGACGCCGGCCCATGAAAACACCGGCTCCGCGAATATTCCGAACGAACGGGAACAAACCGCCCCACGCAATCGAGCAGGATTGGAGAAGCAGCCTCCGGCGCGAATCGCCACATTGGCGCCATGACCTTGAAACTCTCCATCTCGCATCTCTCCGTGGACAACCCCGAGCAGGCGCTGGCGTTCTATCGGGATGTCCTGGGCCTGAAGCTCGTCGGTGATGTCGCCCAGGGTGAGCTCCGCTGGCTCACGCTGGCGTCTCCCGACCAACCGGACGTCAAGCTCGTGCTGAGCCAGCCTCACGCGGGCCGCACCCAGGAGGACGGCGATGCCATGGCCCGACTGCTGGCCAAGGGGACGCTGGGCGGCGTCATCTTCAACAGCAGCAATCTGGACGCGACGTTCGAGAAGCTGCGCGCCGCGGGAGCGGACATCGTGCAGGCCCCCACGGACCAGCCGTGGGGAGTCCGCGACTGCGCCGTGCGCGACCCCGCCGGCAACATGATTCGCATCAACCAGGCCTGAACCGGACTCGCTGTTCACCGGTTCGGACCGCCACTCGCCGGGCCCGGGCGCGCATTCACAGATGCGGCCCGAGGCGCGCGCTTCCGCCCCCTAATGTTTCTCCCCGCTGAGCCATCCATCCCCTTCAGCGCAGGGAGAATCGCCGTGTCCCACTTCCTTCCCACCCGCCGGGCCCTCCTCGCGGGGGCCGCCGCGACCACCGCTGGACTCGCGCTCCGGCCCGAGCTTTCCCTCGCAGCCTCCGCCTCGCGCCGGCCTCCGAGCGAGGACCCCGTCCGGCTCTTCTCCAACGAGAACCGCTACGGGCCGTGCGAAGGCGCCCTGCGCGCGATGCGGGAGTCGCTCCACCTCGCCAGCCGCTACGCGGCCATGGACAGCACGGCGACCTTGAAGAAGCTCATCGCGGAACAAGAGGGCCTGACACCCGAGCACGTCCTGCTCACCTCCGGCGCCTTCGAGGCGCTGACGCTCATCGCGAACAAGTTCGCCCCAGGTGGCAGCGTCGTCTGTTCGGAGCGCGTCTATGACGTCATCCCCGTCTATTCCGCGCAGGCCGGGGGCAAGGTGGAGCGCGTCCCGCTCGATGCGTCCCTCGCGCATGACCTGAAGGCCATGGAGGCGCGCGTGGGCGCCGACACGCGGCTGGTGTCCGTGTGCAACCCCAGCAACCCCACGGGCACCGTCGTGGACTCCGCGAAGCTGCGCGCCTTCTGCGAAGCGGTGTCTCCCCGGGCATCCGTGCTGGTGGACGAGGTGTACCTGCACTACCTGGAGCCCGCTCCCGGCCTGTCCATGGTGGACCTGGTGCGCGCGGGGAAGAACGTCATCATCACCCGCTCGTTCTCCAAGATTTTCGGCCTGGCGGGCATGCGCGTGGGCTACGCGCTGGCCCAACCCGCGCTCATCAAGCAACTGCACGACCGACGCGCCTCGCTGCTCAGCTCCGTCTCCACCGTGGCGGCCATCGCGAGCCTCCAGGACACGACCTACGTCTCGCGCATGCGCAAGCTCAACGCCGAGGCACGCAAGGTCACCACCGCGGTCCTGGACGAGGTGGGCATGAAGTACATCCCGGGCCACGCCAACTTCCTCTGGATTCCGCTCAACGCGAACCAGTTCGACCTGCCCGCGCGCTTCGCGCCCCACGGCTTCCACCTGCGGACGAACCCGCGCGAATCCATCCCCGCGGAGGTGTCCGCGCTCCGGTTGACCATCGGCACCGTGGAGGAGATGCGCACGTTCGGCACCCTCCTCCGCTCGGTGCTGAAGAGCTGAGGCGCACCGGGCGGACAGGTGAGCTTCCACCTCGCCTGCGACCGCGTGCCGAATCCACTCTGCTAGGTTGACGCCATGAAACACCGTCCGGCCCCGTCGCCATCCTTCTGGACCCTCCAAGTTGGAGGGTGGGGCCTCTACGCCGTCCTGCTCATCATCACGTTCCTCCCCCCGCACGCTGGCGATGGCAAGGCGCTGTCCCTGCTGATGGCCAAGGGCGTGCGCGCGGTGTTCGGACTGTGCCTCACCAGCGTCATGCGGCTGGCGTATCAGCGGCTGTTCCCGGGCACGTTCCAGCGGCAGGCCGTGTGGGCCATGGCCACGAGCGCCGTGGTGGGTGGGGTCTGGGTGGTGCTGGGGGAAGCGTGGGCGACCTGGCTGTACCCCACATACAACTGGCGGACCAACCTCATGCTGCTCCCCAGGTCCGCGCTCGACTACGCCGTCACGCTCCTGGGTTGGAGCGGGCTGTACTTCGGCATCAAGCACGCCCGGGCGTGGCAGGGCGAGCGGGAGCGGGCCCTCAGGGCGGACACCCTCGCGCAGGAGGCACGGCTCGCCTCGCTGCGGCACCAGATGCATCCGCACTTCCTGTTCAACGCGCTCACCTCCGTGCGCGCGCTCATTGGCGAGGACCCGGTCCGCGCCCGGCGCATGGTGACGGAGATGGCGGACTTCCTGCGCTTCTCGCTCCAGAAGGGAGACTTCCCGCATGTCCCCTTGGAGGAGGAGCTGTCCATGGTGCGCAGCTACCTGAGCATCGAGTCGGTGCGCTTCGAGGAGAAGCTGGACGTGAGCCTGTCGGTGATGCCGGGCACGGAGCGGCTCACCGTGCCCGCCTTCCTCATCCAGCCGCTGGTGGACAACGCGGTGAAGCACGGCCTGGCGTCGGGGATTCTGCCGGTGCGAGTGCGCATCCAGGTGACGCGGGAGCAGGACGTGCTGCGCATCCGCGTGGACAACACGGGCAAGTGGGCGCCGCCCTCTCGCGAACCAGACCCGCAAGGCACGGGCACGGGCCTGCGCAACGTGCGCGAGCGGCTGGCCCAGCTCTTCGCGGAGCGCGCGAAGCTGGAGTCCTCGGAGTCCGACGGCTGGGTGCACACCGTGGCCGAATTGCCCGCGATGGAGTGGACGCCCGTTCTCGCCACGGAGGCCGCGTGAGCACGCCACTGAGAGCCCTGGTGGTGGATGACGAGCGCCTGGCTCGGAGCGAGCTGCGCGAGCTGCTGTCGCCCTTCCCGCACGTGAAGGTGGTGGGCGAGGCGGACAGCGTGGCGTCCGCCCTCGCGCGCATCGAGGAGCTCAAGCCCGAGCTGCTCTTCCTCGACGTGCAGATGCCGGGCGAAGGGGGCTTCGATTTGCTCGCGCGGCTGCCCGCGCATCCGTTCGAGGTGATTTTCGTGACGGCCTACGACGCGCACGCCCTGCGCGCGTTCGAGGTCAACGCGCTGGACTACCTGCTCAAGCCAGTGCATCCCGACCGGCTCGCGAGGACGTTGGCGCGGCTCTCGGAGAAGGAGTCCGGCAAGTCCGCTCCCGCGCAGGCGGTGAGCCGCCACAAGCTGGCGGAGGGTGACTTGCTGTTCCTGGAGGACGGCGCGAAGTCCCGCTTCGTGCGGGTGGACCACCTCGTGTGCCTGCGAGGCGCGGGCGACTACGTGGAGCTGGTCACCTCGGATGGCAGGCGCAGCCTTTCACCGCGCCCCCTGAAGGACTGGGAGCAGCGGCTTCCGGAGCGGACCTTCGCGCGGCTGCACCGCTCCGCGCTGGTCAACCTGTCCTTCGTCGAGCGCGTGGACAAGAGCCTGAGCGGAGGTGGTGAGGTCTTCGTGCGTGGCCTCGAGGAGCCGCTGCCCCTCAGCCGAAGCCACGCGGCGGCGCTACGCGAGCGGTTCGGCTGACCTGCGCACGGCAAGCCCGCCATTGCGCTGGCGGCAGGCATCTTCCGAAGGACTCCAGGCGCCGCCACGGAGTCTGCCCCCGCGCGCTTCGCGTCAGTGCCTCATGGCGGGCCACATGGCCACCATGAGCAGGATGAACATCGCAAAGCCCGACACATGGATGGCAGTGAGCAGAAGATGGTCCATCCCGTCACCGAGCGCTCCAGCTCACGACACGGGGCGCTTCCCCTCGGGGTCGATGACACGGTTGCCCTTGAACCAGTCGTGCTCCCCGTAGCGGTGCGCGGCGCGGTCCACGCCGCCGTAGTTCCCGGTGACGATGTCGGCCAGGTTCGCCAGGGACTCGGAGCCCTCGTTGTAATACTTCGAGTGGTCTCCCATGTTGCTCTTGTCGCCCCGGTCCTTGGCCTCGGCGGTGAAGCGCTTCGCGCCGAACTTGTTCTCGGTGGGGTCCTGGCCCAGCGGATCTCCCGGCAGGTTGCTCCCGTTCAACCACGAGACGAAGTCCTTGCTCGCCGAACCCGACCAGACATGGCCGTTGGCGAGCTGGGGCTCGTAGTCCTTCACGGACTTCGCGCTGCCCGCGCCCGGGCTGCCGATGAGGACCAGGTCATCCGCCTGGAGGTTGTTCTTGTCGGCCGCGATGGAGGCCGTGGTGCTGCCATAGCTGTGACCGATGACCGTCACGTGGGGCTGGTTGCCATCGCGGCTGGCGCGGATGCCGGCCACGTCCGCGGCCAACAGCTTCGCCCCGTTCTCCGCGGCGTTGTCGGAGGCCACGTTCTGGAAGCCCGGCGCGTCGTAGCCCATCCAGGCGACGGTGGCGACCTCACCCCGCTCCGTTCCCGCGGCCTTGTGCAGCCGCAGCGCGTCGCTGGTGATGTTGTCCATGTAGCCGCGCACGTCCGAGTTCAACCCCGGCACGCTGACGGACACATGCTTCGCCGTGTCCAGGTTGCCCGCGACGATGGCCGCGCGCCCCTCGCCCTTGACGAAGGCGGAGTCATAGACGAGCAACTGCGCCGAGCCCGCCTCCTTCGCCGTGCGGTCCAACTGCTTCTGGACCGCGTTCGCGTTCTCCAGCTGGCGCTGCTTCTCGTTGGAGAGGAACTTCTCGGGCGGCTCGGTCTTCGCGCTGCCGGGGCGCAGCAGGTCCC from Myxococcus stipitatus carries:
- a CDS encoding glycoside hydrolase family 5 protein codes for the protein MGRPSVSRTYFYGLLGSLFILGAACGPPWSEEEGPPAIASDTANLVALPALDPSYQTVLYDDAAAPGWDAGYSWGSITRSSTTSTKAYGTSSMQVTSAAYSALALGAYGQSFSTGAYSAVSFAVYRGTANLTAIKSLKLIVSQEGTDGNAGVAIGGYASPSFDSLGAGEWTRVTIPMSALKGTLTTFNKITLMAETAVSYGIDGIAIETPRSGGGKTYPTGVAYRGINRAGMEYGSEWDGWTGQTYYEMPTATQMAAELAYYKGKGFNLIRLPISWERVQHTLNGPLDTAYSNGMMNYINTATGQGFTLVLDLHNYSRYATGAFDAAGNQTTTYVQHLVGDGTLTMGHLADVWTKLANRVKTNPKVILGLMNEPYDLAMTSTTWFSGIQTVINAVRATGSTQLILVPNTRGSDVGHWHTWAPGGGPLDSVEALTLTDSANNLAFDMHSYYPEGYGSNDESSYGAQLTAVTNWARTHGKKLFLSEMGIEILEPFAQAQTTNALTFMNNNRDVWLGWSPWDLTEWQLTNNTHTADHTTNGITPMSWYSAFLTPNFLAL
- a CDS encoding ABC transporter permease, which codes for MNSTERQTRYRWTYLWMGGLVALVGFVLLGVALASAQAWGEASSTLGLCLLGWGSLAQALNAVMLVAHPSGAPLPDTGMLLAGTAVWLVGWGLIAAGIQRAPESTDGPSPAAGATLYPRLARYRDFYWGTLLAYGGGLLLAEAVIILLQTLLSGGGKPPDLLDVAKGGGGGLSMEPTGAFAIALVAGAMVAFLAGFIGASRARRLSLPEATIGVLYLGLPIPIVLTLMEQIPQLQLKLGFHLREVIHVAGLLGRPELGYWLVFAFLVLVLVLGVNTGFIATGSGRVDVRMGFELFVARRHVEVFRPSLLLGALAVLMLGIIPPLLIYFIIRSAEASVERTRIRKLGLADPLAAASDVNRLKQHEQSPTMMMTALSVGGVGVGVMALIITLSVMSGFEAELQRKILGTNAHAVVSKYAGDMAEYAQVMDDVRQVPGVVGQTPFIISQVMIVSEGNVDGVIIKGIDPATVGDVTDLPKNIEDGGSLDTLISPEKIVPRGSPDDAHPDANGGGEASPHHSGAPGKNAVLPGIILGRELAASLRVKVGDWVNVISPLGLEMGATMPTPKSRAFRVASIFYSGMYEYDSKFVYILLKEAQDFFAIAGATGIELKVADIDDARRVSAQVAKALGGYPYRVRDWGAMNKNLFSALSLQKLVMGIILSIIIIVAAGLIVATVIMLVLEKRKEISVLKALGVPDGGIVKIFLAEGLQIGVAGGFIGLLSGLSWCVFIEKVGIKLDAEVYFMPELPVRVEPVQTVLAVLIAVLVTYLASIYPALKASSVEPVEGLKAE
- a CDS encoding dienelactone hydrolase family protein translates to MQDVDIKTADGVMDGRLVHPEGAGAWPAVIMIPDAFGIRPTFEAMARKLSSHGFVVLLPNVFYRDGHTSRLGLAGGSFADESFRKRFYGLAGGLSPERQKTDGAAVLDFLAGLPFVKGPKAGVAGYCFSASLAVRMAANFPDRIGAVASSHGGRLATDAPDSPHLLLGQVRAELYFGHADQDNSMPLPAIQTLEAALKAAGLKYQSELYPGAQHGYTVEGTAAFNAQAARTHWDRLFDLFGRALPG
- a CDS encoding alpha/beta hydrolase, with the protein product MRVVLLSVLLLLPLGALAGQHKPGEVVIERGTVELEPGTRVNYELGTLYVPESRRNPKSRLIGVGFARLKAPRPTGAPPVFWLPGGPGLSVLGSLIDNDAAGKGRLRSWLTFGAVGDLVVLEQRGFTRRGEMLEAANFATPLDRPASVKEDAEAMRAVARKAIAENPEKDLSGYDISEFVADVDALRRALGYSKISLFGGSFGSQWSLAVMRLHPEIVARAVLSGVEPLNNGYDMPSHVFGALQRIAYDADRDAGLAPYRPEGGVMEAVRTLHRRFAEGPVRVQVRDSEGKERTVVLGAEDLQLAMNSHTQEGEQWPAFILSLYHGHYEDWARETIAGRAAGKTKLIGPLIDSSLGVTAEREHQLRTDPAVALLGTWNFESNIASAGDWPTQDMGDALRKPVPSPIPVVFVHGDWDTSTPIDNTLGLLPFFPNGHAIQVHRGGHDGTFYLLRNEPAAKSAVYEFLRTGKTAGLPHEVTLPVPGFPLPSFAPPSAGTKAGPGTPPSRGSP
- a CDS encoding VOC family protein — its product is MTLKLSISHLSVDNPEQALAFYRDVLGLKLVGDVAQGELRWLTLASPDQPDVKLVLSQPHAGRTQEDGDAMARLLAKGTLGGVIFNSSNLDATFEKLRAAGADIVQAPTDQPWGVRDCAVRDPAGNMIRINQA
- a CDS encoding histidinol-phosphate transaminase — translated: MSHFLPTRRALLAGAAATTAGLALRPELSLAASASRRPPSEDPVRLFSNENRYGPCEGALRAMRESLHLASRYAAMDSTATLKKLIAEQEGLTPEHVLLTSGAFEALTLIANKFAPGGSVVCSERVYDVIPVYSAQAGGKVERVPLDASLAHDLKAMEARVGADTRLVSVCNPSNPTGTVVDSAKLRAFCEAVSPRASVLVDEVYLHYLEPAPGLSMVDLVRAGKNVIITRSFSKIFGLAGMRVGYALAQPALIKQLHDRRASLLSSVSTVAAIASLQDTTYVSRMRKLNAEARKVTTAVLDEVGMKYIPGHANFLWIPLNANQFDLPARFAPHGFHLRTNPRESIPAEVSALRLTIGTVEEMRTFGTLLRSVLKS
- a CDS encoding sensor histidine kinase, with translation MKHRPAPSPSFWTLQVGGWGLYAVLLIITFLPPHAGDGKALSLLMAKGVRAVFGLCLTSVMRLAYQRLFPGTFQRQAVWAMATSAVVGGVWVVLGEAWATWLYPTYNWRTNLMLLPRSALDYAVTLLGWSGLYFGIKHARAWQGERERALRADTLAQEARLASLRHQMHPHFLFNALTSVRALIGEDPVRARRMVTEMADFLRFSLQKGDFPHVPLEEELSMVRSYLSIESVRFEEKLDVSLSVMPGTERLTVPAFLIQPLVDNAVKHGLASGILPVRVRIQVTREQDVLRIRVDNTGKWAPPSREPDPQGTGTGLRNVRERLAQLFAERAKLESSESDGWVHTVAELPAMEWTPVLATEAA